One part of the Amphiprion ocellaris isolate individual 3 ecotype Okinawa chromosome 24, ASM2253959v1, whole genome shotgun sequence genome encodes these proteins:
- the dmd gene encoding dystrophin isoform X13, which produces MREQLRNHQTQTTCWDHPKMAELYQSLADLNNVRFSAYRTAMKLRRLQKALCLDLLSMPMACEVFDQHGLKQNEQLLDISQLVTCLTSLYQRLEQSHSHLVSVPLCVDMCLNWLLNVYDTGRTGKIRTLSFKTGIISLCKAHLEDKYRFLFRQVASATGFCDQRRLGLLLHDSIQIPRQLGEVASFGGSNIEPSVRSCFQFANNKPELEAAMFLDWMRLEPQSMVWLPVLHRVAAAETAKHQAKCNICKECPIIGFRYRSLKHFNYDICQSCFFSGRVAKGHKMQYPMVEYCTPTTSGEDVRDFAKVLKNKFRTKRYFAKHPRMGYLPVQTILEGDNMETPVTLINFWPVDHAPGSSPQLSHDDTHTRIEHYANRLAEMENRNGSFLNDSISPNESIDDEHMLIQHYCQSLNQGSPLSQPRSPAQILISMETEEKGELERVLNDLEQENRKLQAEYNRLKKAHDRKGLSPLPSPPEMLPVSPQSTRDAELIAEAKLLRQHKGRLEARMQILEDHNKQLESQLHRLRQLLEQTDSKVNGTALSSPSTSSQRSDSSLPQLRVAASQTTDTMGDDELSSPSQDASGLEEVMEQLNNSFPHSQGPNIGSLFHMADDLGRAMESLVSVMTDEQSAEQHEALLF; this is translated from the exons CCACCAGACCCAGACAACATGCTGGGACCATCCCAAGATGGCTGAGCTCTACCAGTCTCTGG ctgaCCTGAACAATGTTCGCTTCTCAGCCTACCGCACAGCCATGAAGCTCAGACGCCTGCAGAAGGCTCTCTGCT TGGACCTGCTGAGCATGCCGATGGCGTGCGAGGTGTTCGACCAGCACGGTCTGAAGCAGAACGAGCAGCTGCTGGACATCTCTCAGCTGGTCACCTGTCTGACCAGCCTGTACCAGCGGCTGGAGCAGAGCCACTCCCATCTGGTCAGCGTCCCGCTGTGTGTCGACATGTGCCTCAACTGGCTTCTCAACGTCTACGACAC CGGTCGCACTGGAAAGATTAGGACTCTGTCATTCAAAACTGGAATCATCTCACTCTGTAAAGCACACCTGGAGGACAAATACAGAT TCTTGTTCCGGCAGGTCGCCAGCGCTACAGGCTTCTGTGACCAGCGTCGCCTGGGCCTCCTCCTCCACGACTCCATCCAGATCCCCCGGCAGCTCGGGGAAGTCGCCTCCTTCGGCGGCTCCAACATCGAGCCCTCCGTCCGCAGCTGCTTCCAGTTT GCCAACAACAAACCTGAACTGGAGGCTGCAATGTTCCTGGACTGGATGCGTCTGGAGCCTCAGTCCATGGTGTGGTTGCCCGTCCTCCACCGTGTCGCTGCCGCAGAGACCGCCAAGCACCAGGCCAAGTGCAACATCTGCAAGGAGTGTCCCATCATAGGCTTCAG ATATCGGAGCCTGAAACATTTCAACTATGACATTTGCCAAAGCTGCTTCTTCTCTGGTCGTGTTGCCAAGGGACACAAGATGCAGTACCCcatggtggagtactgcacccCG ACCACATCGGGGGAGGACGTCAGAGACTTCGCCAAGGTGCTGAAGAACAAATTCAGGACCAAGCGCTACTTCGCCAAACATCCACGAATGGGCTACCTGCCCGTCCAGACCATCCTGGAGGGAGACAACATGGAAAC tCCTGTCACTCTGATCAACTTCTGGCCCGTAGACCATGC GCCCGGCTCGTCACCTCAGCTCTCACATGACGACACACACACTCGGATCGAGCACTACGCTAACCG GTTAGCAGAAATGGAGAATCGTAATGGCTCTTTTCTGAATGACAGTATCTCACCCAATGAGAGCAT cgaTGACGAGCACATGTTGATCCAGCACTACTGCCAGTCTCTGAACCAAGGCTCTCCTCTCAGCCAGCCCCGCAGTCCTGCCCAGATCCTCATCTCCATGGAAACGGAGGAGAAGGGAGAGCTGGAGAGGGTCCTGAATGACCTGGAGCAGGAGAACAG GAAGCTGCAAGCCGAGTACAACCGTCTGAAGAAGGCCCACGACAGGAAGGGTCTGTCGCCGCTGCCGTCGCCCCCGGAGATGCTCCCGGTGTCACCGCAGAGCACACGCGACGCCGAGCTCATCGCGGAGGCCAAGCTGCTTCGGCAACACAAAGGTCGTCTGGAGGCCCGGATGCAGATCCTGGAAGACCACAACAAACAGCTGGAGTCGCAGCTGCACCGGCTCAGACAGCTGCTGGAGCAG acTGACTCCAAGGTGAACGGCACAGCGTTGtcctctccctccacctcctctcagCGCTCCGACTCTTCCCTCCCTCAGCTCCGTGTGGCCGCCAGCCAGACTACTGATACGATGG GTGACGACGAGTTGTCCAGCCCCTCTCAAGACGCATCAGGGCTGGAGGAAGTGATGGAGCAGCTCAACAATTCTTTCCCTCACAGCCAGG